One window from the genome of Elaeis guineensis isolate ETL-2024a chromosome 5, EG11, whole genome shotgun sequence encodes:
- the LOC105045590 gene encoding tRNA(His) guanylyltransferase 2 isoform X2, with translation MDAIFIDHEFEKPNDKNALNLMNSCAVSMLEHFPDIVFAYGVSDEYSFVLKETTQFYQRRASKILSLSVSYFTSLYVMKWKEFFPNKELKAPPSFDGRVICYPRGKIIQDYLAWRQVDCHINNQYNTCFWNLVNSGKTEREAQEFLKGTQSKDKNELLFQQFGINYNELPAMFRKGSCVYRDKVEETVKQDKGGNSIKRTRNKVVLAHIDIVGPKFWSEHQYILEEE, from the exons ATGGATGCCATTTTCATCG ACCACGAATTTGAGAAGCCCAATGATAAGAATGCTTTGAATTTAATGAATTCATGTGCAGTGTCTATGCTAGAGCACTTTCCTGACATAGTATTTGCTTACGGTGTCAGTGATGAATATAG CTTTGTCTTGAAGGAGACAACTCAGTTTTACCAAAGAAGGGCAAG CAAAATACTTTCCCTCAGTGTATCATATTTCACCTCTCTCTATGTAATGAAGTGGAAAGAGTTTTTTCCCAACAAAGAATTGAAAGCACCACCTTCTTTCGATGGGCGAGTTATATGTTATCCAAGAGGAAAGATCATCCAAGATTATCTTGCATGGAGGCAAGTAGACT GTCACATTAACAATCAATACAATACCTGTTTTTGGAATTTAGTTAATTCTGGGAAGACTGAAAGAGAAGCACAGGAGTTTCTAAAG GGTACACAATCTAAAGATAAGAATGAGCTGCTTTTCCAACAGTTCGGTATTAATTACAATGAGCTGCCAGCTATGTTCCGAAAAGGATCATGTGTTTACAGAGATAAG GTGGAAGAAACAGTGAAGCAGGATAAGGGTGGAAATTCTATCAAAAGAACTCGGAATAAAGTTGTACTAGCACATATTGATATTGTAGGGCCCAAGTTTTGGAGTGAACACCAGTACATTCTTGAAGAAGAGTAA
- the LOC105045590 gene encoding tRNA(His) guanylyltransferase 2 isoform X1: MANSKYEYVKKFEADDRLPPCNWIVVRIDGCHFHRFSADHEFEKPNDKNALNLMNSCAVSMLEHFPDIVFAYGVSDEYSFVLKETTQFYQRRASKILSLSVSYFTSLYVMKWKEFFPNKELKAPPSFDGRVICYPRGKIIQDYLAWRQVDCHINNQYNTCFWNLVNSGKTEREAQEFLKGTQSKDKNELLFQQFGINYNELPAMFRKGSCVYRDKVEETVKQDKGGNSIKRTRNKVVLAHIDIVGPKFWSEHQYILEEE; encoded by the exons ATGGCAAATAGCAAATATGAGTACGTGAAGAAATTTGAAGCTGATGATAGGCTGCCGCCTTGCAACTGGATTGTTGTTAGAATAGATGGATGCCATTTTCATCG attttctgCAGACCACGAATTTGAGAAGCCCAATGATAAGAATGCTTTGAATTTAATGAATTCATGTGCAGTGTCTATGCTAGAGCACTTTCCTGACATAGTATTTGCTTACGGTGTCAGTGATGAATATAG CTTTGTCTTGAAGGAGACAACTCAGTTTTACCAAAGAAGGGCAAG CAAAATACTTTCCCTCAGTGTATCATATTTCACCTCTCTCTATGTAATGAAGTGGAAAGAGTTTTTTCCCAACAAAGAATTGAAAGCACCACCTTCTTTCGATGGGCGAGTTATATGTTATCCAAGAGGAAAGATCATCCAAGATTATCTTGCATGGAGGCAAGTAGACT GTCACATTAACAATCAATACAATACCTGTTTTTGGAATTTAGTTAATTCTGGGAAGACTGAAAGAGAAGCACAGGAGTTTCTAAAG GGTACACAATCTAAAGATAAGAATGAGCTGCTTTTCCAACAGTTCGGTATTAATTACAATGAGCTGCCAGCTATGTTCCGAAAAGGATCATGTGTTTACAGAGATAAG GTGGAAGAAACAGTGAAGCAGGATAAGGGTGGAAATTCTATCAAAAGAACTCGGAATAAAGTTGTACTAGCACATATTGATATTGTAGGGCCCAAGTTTTGGAGTGAACACCAGTACATTCTTGAAGAAGAGTAA
- the LOC105045590 gene encoding tRNA(His) guanylyltransferase 2 isoform X3 produces MANSKYEYVKKFEADDRLPPCNWIVVRIDGCHFHRFVLKETTQFYQRRASKILSLSVSYFTSLYVMKWKEFFPNKELKAPPSFDGRVICYPRGKIIQDYLAWRQVDCHINNQYNTCFWNLVNSGKTEREAQEFLKGTQSKDKNELLFQQFGINYNELPAMFRKGSCVYRDKVEETVKQDKGGNSIKRTRNKVVLAHIDIVGPKFWSEHQYILEEE; encoded by the exons ATGGCAAATAGCAAATATGAGTACGTGAAGAAATTTGAAGCTGATGATAGGCTGCCGCCTTGCAACTGGATTGTTGTTAGAATAGATGGATGCCATTTTCATCG CTTTGTCTTGAAGGAGACAACTCAGTTTTACCAAAGAAGGGCAAG CAAAATACTTTCCCTCAGTGTATCATATTTCACCTCTCTCTATGTAATGAAGTGGAAAGAGTTTTTTCCCAACAAAGAATTGAAAGCACCACCTTCTTTCGATGGGCGAGTTATATGTTATCCAAGAGGAAAGATCATCCAAGATTATCTTGCATGGAGGCAAGTAGACT GTCACATTAACAATCAATACAATACCTGTTTTTGGAATTTAGTTAATTCTGGGAAGACTGAAAGAGAAGCACAGGAGTTTCTAAAG GGTACACAATCTAAAGATAAGAATGAGCTGCTTTTCCAACAGTTCGGTATTAATTACAATGAGCTGCCAGCTATGTTCCGAAAAGGATCATGTGTTTACAGAGATAAG GTGGAAGAAACAGTGAAGCAGGATAAGGGTGGAAATTCTATCAAAAGAACTCGGAATAAAGTTGTACTAGCACATATTGATATTGTAGGGCCCAAGTTTTGGAGTGAACACCAGTACATTCTTGAAGAAGAGTAA